The genomic stretch GCCCAGCAGCGCGAAGATGCCGGCGCCCACCATCGAACCGATGCCCAGCGCCGCGACGGACCACAGGCTCATCGTCGCTCGCCGAGCGGGTGCTCCCTTCGTCGGGTGTTCCGCCATGTCCGCCCCTCGGTGCTGGCGTTCCTCCCGACCCCTGGCGGGCCCGTCCCTCCTGGGTGGCGGGGCCTCGCGCCGGGGCCTTCCGGGAACGTCGCCTCGAAGGTGGCGCCTCCGGCAAGGGCCCACAAGGAGGGGAGGCGACCTCGCTGGACCGCCCGTTCGCGCGAGCCCCGGGCGACACGCGCGCGGACCTGCGCGCGAGGTGGGGGAGGGAAAAGCGTCGGAGTGGCCTGTAAGCCGGGTTCTGTCCCCGCCCCTTTCGGGACGGGCGGCGAACATTCATCTAGGGCCCTGGTTGCCCAGGGGCCTCATCAGCGAGCAACCCGAGCGCATGGGGCGGGCAACCCTCGTCCCCCCGAACGGCGAGGGACACGCTCCTATTGGCTCTTGCTCCAGGTGGGGTTTACCGTGCCGTCCGAGTCACCCCGGACGCGGTGCGCTCTTACCGCACCGTTTCACCCTTACCCGCCCCTTTCGGAACGGGCGGTCTGTTTTCTGTGGCACTTTCCTGCGAGTCGCCTCGACTGGCCGTTAGCCAGCACCCTGCCCTGTGGAGCCCGGACTTTCCTCCCGCCACCCGTGATTGCGGTGGCCGGCGTTCACCCGAACCACTCCGACGCCTGCCCCATACAACAGCCCGGGGAGGCGGGTCCACTTCACGAGGAGGGTGGGGCTACAGCCGCTCGTCGATGGCGCGGTTGCTCATGGCGTCCGCGTCCGCGTTCCGGGCGCGCGGCACGTGGTGCAGCTTCACGCGGGTGAAGCCCTCCAGCAGCCGGCGCGCCTCGTCGAACAGGGGCTTGAGCGTGGGGCTCTTCACCTGGTAGCGCCCGCCCAGCTGGCGGATGAGCAGCTCGCTGTCGGCGAACACGTCCACCTCGCGCGCGCCCAGCGAGCGGGCGTGCTTCAGGCCCAGCAGCAGGCCCATGTACTCGGCGTAGTTGTTCGTCTGGGTCCCGAGGAAGCGTCCCAGCCGCGCCACCACGTGGCCTGTGGGGTCCATCAGCACCGCGCCAGCGCCCGCCGGCCCCGGGTTGCCTCGCGCCGCGCCGTCCGAATAGACGCGCAGCCTCGAAAGGGCCTCCGCGGGGGAGGGGGCCTGCTCGGGGGCGGACACCTGCGGCGCGCCCTGCTGGGCGTCGCGCGGCGTCGGCTCTCCGCCGAGCCTCACGGCGGCCTCCTCGAGGAGCTGTCCCAGGTGCTCCCGGGTGAGGCCTCGGAAGGCCCGCACCGTCGACGAGAGGGGCTCCTCGCGCGCGATGTGGCGGAGGATGTCGACGAGGGACGGCGCGGGCATCGCGGACTACTTCGCCTGCGTTTCCTGCAGCGCCTCGACCGCGTAGATGATGCGGTTGCAGGACGGGCAGATGTCCGTGCCCAGCGAGGTGCGCAGCTGGTTGTAGAGCTGGGGCGGGACGTTCATGTTGCAGCCCTGGCAGGTGCCCGCCACCACGCCGACCAGCGCGGGCAGCTTCTTCTTGCGCACCACCTCGTAGCGCCGCAGCAGCGTGGCGTCCACGTTGTTGGCCACGCCCTGGCGACGGCCCTCGAGCGCCTTCACCTGCGCCTCGGCCTCGCCCAGCTTGCCGCGCAGCTCCGCCATCCGGCTCGACAGACCCTGCTGCTTCGTCGCGAACTCGGCCTCCTTGGCCTTGATGGCCTCGCGGTCCGCGCCGAGCTTCTTCGTCAGCTCGGTCAGCTCCTCCGCCATCGTGAGGTTGGCCTTCTTGGCGATGTCGATTTCCCGCGCCAGGGCGGAGTACTCCCGCGTCGAGCGCTGTTCGCTCAGGCGGGCCTCCCACTTCTTCACCTTGTCCTTCTCGTCAGCGATGGTCTGCTCGTGCTGCGCCTTCTGTCGCTCGGTGTCGGCGACGCGAGCACGCTCGGCCTCGATGGCGCTGCGAGCCACGCCGAGCTCGCGCTCCAGCTCGGCAATCTGACGGGGGTGGACATCCGCGGCCTTCCGGAGCGATGCGACCTCGAGGTCCACATTCTGAAGCTCCGCCAGCGCCTTCAATTTCTCCCGCAAAGTTGCTGCCTCCCACAGAGCCGCACCGTGTACGGCCGCGCGTTCTTGTACCAACAAGGTTGATGAGGGTCCAACGCCCAAATGGTCTCCGCGTCATCCCCCTGGCGCGCAAGCGGCCATCCGGCATTTGAAAGCGCTTCACGCACCCGTTAGACGGGAGCGCGTGTCCCGAGCCTCCCTCCTCCCGTCCCTGGCCCTGCTCGCGCTCGCCCCGGCCTGCCGCGAGTCCGCTCCGCCCCCGGTCTCCGCCCCTCCGCTCGCGGCCGCTCCCTCCGCGCCCGCCCGCCCGGCGGCCGACGTGAAATGGGGCGTCATCGAGGGGCGCGTCCGCCTGGTGGGACCACCCCCCACCCCCGCCCGCTCCCCCACCACCGGCACCGTCGTCTCCGTCTGTGGCGAGGAGACCGAGGACCGCTCGCTCGTGGTGGGCGCGGAGGGCGCGCTGGCCCATGCCGTCGTGGCGCTCGCCTCCGGCGCCGACCTCCCAGCCCCCGCCTCGCCCCCGGCGGACCCCGTGCTGGACCAGAAGAAGTGCGTCTACGACCCTCCCGTCCTCGCAGCCCGGGCCGGCGCCACCCTCACCCTGCGCAACTCGGATCCGCTCGTCCACAATGTGCGCGCGGCCTCCGGGACCAACCGCGCCTTCTTCAACGTGGCCATGCCCCTGGAGGGGATGTCCACCCGCCGCGCGCTGCCCGCCGAGCCGGGCCTCGTCCCCATCCGCTGCGACATCCACCCGTGGATGTACGCCACGATTCGCACCTTTGACCACCCCTACTTCGGGACGACCTCCCAGGAGGGGCGCTTCCGGCTGGAGGTCCCGGAGGGGCGACACACCCTCGTCTTCTGGCACGAGCGGCTGCCCCAGGCCGAGCAGACGGTGGAGGTCCGCGCCGGGGAGCGCGTCCAGGTCGAGCAGGCCTGGAAGGTCGAGTCCCTGAAGTAGGGCGAGTACCGTGCGGGCGGAATCCACACGTCCGCCGAAATTTTTTCGCCGCTCCACGTTCTAAGGTGTGGAAGGCGCAAATTCGGATCGCCCTTTTGTCGTAGTGGAAAATTGCTATAAAACTGGCGCGACCGAACACGAGGGGGCGAGTCATGCAGCAGTCCAAGAAACGACCGGCTCTGACGACCGAGGCATCCCGCATCCAGGAGGCGAGCCCGAAGGAGCGCCGGCCCGCGGGCATGCAGGAGATGGGGCCCGGCCTCTACGAGCAGATCCGCCGCGCGCTCCTGGAGCTGTCGCTGGCATCCTGAGGTCGTGTTCGTGTTCTCGATGTGCCGGACGCGCGCGGGCACGCGCGCTCCAGGCATGGCGGGTGGCGGCCCGACGAGGACACACGCCACCCCGCAAGCTCCGGTTCGAGTCCCGGTCGACGAGAGAAGGGCGCCCGGCGCGAAGCCAGGCGGCCCTGGGGCGTCGATGACCTGCTAGGGCTCGTCCTCTTCGGATTCGGCCGCGGCTTCGTCATCGTCGAACGAGTCGAGGTCCTCCTCCTCTTCCTCACTGGCGGAGGCTGGCTCCTCGGGCTCGATGGGCTCGATGACCTTCGGCGCAGCGGCCAGACGTCCCCGCCGCCCTTCGGGCTGCGGCTTGAGCGCAGGGCTCTCCCGCTGGTCCGCGCCACACTTGGGGCACAGCGGGTCGGGCTTCTTCATGTCGTAGAACTTCGTCTGGCACTTGTAGCAGACGAACTTCGTTCCAAGGTCCTTCGCCGGCATTCGCCACCTTCTGAAAAAGGCGAGAGAAGACAGGGGAGGGCGGCTGCATAGTTGGGCCGTCGGGCGGAGTCAACCTGTGGTTTGCGCGGGAGATTTCTAGCGGTAGCATCCGAGGCCTCGAATTACCCCCCGAGAGCCGGACGCTCCCCTTGAACTTCACCTGCGACAACTGCCAGAAGCGGTACTCCATCGCGGACGAAAAAGTCCGCGGCAAGACGGTCAAGGTCCGCTGCAAGAACTGCCAGAACGTCATCACCGTCGAAGGACCCGCCGCAGAAGAGAGCACCCGCGTGGTGTCGCTCGCGGACGTGGAGCGGCTGCGCGCCCAGGAGCGCTCCTTGGCCGAGCCCGCCGCCAGCGCTCCGGCGCCCGCGCCCGTCGCCGCGCCCGCCGTGGCGAAGGCGCCGCCCGCCGCGCTCCAGACCCCCTGGGACGACGAGCCCACGCGCGCCGCGCCGCTGCGCGCCACCGGCTCGCCCTGGTTCGTCATGGTGCGCAACAAGCAGGAGGGCCCGCTCGACGAGGGAGGCCTGCGTGAGCTGATCGCCACCGGCGCCATCAGCGGGCGCAGCTTCTTCTGGCAGCAGGGCATGGCGGACTGGAAGCGCGGCTCGGACGTCCCGGAGCTCGCCGCCCTGTTCGCGCCGCCTCCCGCGCCGGAGCCTCCCGCGCCGCCGCCTCCGCCCCCCGCGCCGGAGCCCGCGCCGCGCGCCGCCGCGCGCTCCACCCGCCGCGAGCCGGAGCCTCAGCCCTTCCAAGAGCCGGAGCCCCAGTTCCCGCAGGAGCCGGAGCCCGAGCAGCCCCAGCCGCAGCAGCGCGCCTGGGTGCCCGAGGAGGATCCGGACACCACGTACTTCGGCGACCCGAACGCGCGGGAGCAGGAGGAGACCCAGCCTCAGCCCCAGCCTCGTCGGGGTGGGCAGGCCGCCGCCGCGAGCAGCGCGGCGCCGCTCAACGAGCTGTTCTCCGACCTGGACCTGCCCGAGCGCGGCGAGGACGGCGACGGCTCGCACGAGGACCCGATGGCCGCGCTGGGCGGCGGCGACGAGAAGGAGAGCAAGCCGCGCGAGGACACGCGCCACTTCGCCAAGAAGGCGGGCGTCACGCGCCGCAACTCCCCGGCGAAGTACGCCCTCTTCGCGGTGTTGATGATCGCCCTGCCCATCGCGGTGCTCTACGTCCTGTCGGACGCGCTCGAAATCGTGCCGCTGCGCGTGGCCACGGTGGACCGGGCGGGCAAGCCGGTGCAGCGCTCCGTCTTCTCCGGCGAGGGCATGGGCGCGCTGCGTGACAAGCTCTTGGGCAAGGCGCCGCCCGCGCCCACGGCGCCCGTCGTGGCGCCCAAGCCCGCCCCCAAGCCCACGGCGGCGCCCGAGCCGCCCAAGGCCGAGGAGCCCGCCGCGCCCGCCGCGGGGAACGAGGGGGCCGCCGCGCCCGCTCCCTCCTCCGAGCAGCTCGCGGCGGTCTACGCCGACGGGGAGAAGAAGGACGTCGCCCCCGAAGCGCGCAAGGACGCGCCGGTGGCGGCCGCGGACAGCGAGGACGTGGGCGGCCCGTCCGACGAGGAGGTCGAGCGCGTGGTGGAGCAGACGCAGGAGGCGTTCCGCGACTGTGTCGAGCAGGAGCTCAAGCGCAACCCCGGCTTCCGCGGCGTCAAGGCCACGCTCACCGCGACGGTGGGCGCCTCCGGCAAGGTGAAGGCGGCGACCCTCAGCCGCAAGGAGCTCAACAACGGCGGCTCGACGGTGGGCGCCTGCATCCGGGAGCGCGCCAAGGCGATGGTCTTCTCCAAGTTCTCCGGGGACGACGTGGACCTGGAGATTCCGCTGGTGCTCTCCGGGCGGTAGCCGGGCGCCGCGCGGCCGGGCGGGCTTCCCTCCGTCAGAGGTCGAAGTCGCCCGGCGGCGGCGTCTTGCCGCGCAGGGCCCGTTGGCGCGCCTGGTCCACCTCGGCGCGCAGGGCCTCGGTGGCCTCGCGGTCCACCTCCAGCGATTCCAGGTCCAGGACGTCTCCCTCGCGCACGCCCTCCGGGAGCGAGGCGAGGGGACGCGTCACCTCGCGCCCGTCCACGACGAGTACCGCGAGGTCATCCTCGATGCGGTCCACGGTGGCGCGGACCTTGGGGGAGCGGGGCTTCATGGGATGCAGTCGTGGGGGACGCGGTTGGCGTGGTCGGCTTCCTCGCGCGTCTTGTAGATGACGAGGTTCTTCTGGGCGATGGAGTGCGCGGCCCGGCACTCGGGCACGTGGAACAGCTGCCGGAGCCGGCTGGCGTGGAAGGGGCCCTTGTACTTCTTCCCGCCCGGCGGGGCGGCGGGCGTGGGCTCCGTCTTCGCGACGGGCGCCTCCACGGGCTGCTCGACGGCGGGCGCCGGCGCGGGCTGGCTCAGGGGCTTGCCGGCCCAGACGGTCGGCTCCGGCGTGGGGCCCCGCCCCTCCAGGGTGTAGCGGGTGTCCGCGGGGGCGCCCTTGGGCAGCGTCTGCGGCGTGACGGTGAGCACCGTGCCGTCGCTGACCACCTGCACCTCGCCGTCGATGTCCGTGCGGAAGACCTGCGTGCCCGCCGCCTTCAGCCGCTCCAGCGTGGCGGCAGCGGGGGCCTTGAACTCGTTGTTCGCGCCCACGGAGATGACGGCGGCGCGCGCGCCCACGCGGGAGAGGAAGGGCGCGGAGGTGGCGCGGGCCATCCCGTGCGCGCCCACCTTGAGCAGGGTGGACTGCACGGTGACGTCGCGCGCCAGCAGGTACTCCTCCGTCTGCGCCAGGGCGTCGCCCATGAGGAGCACGGACGTCTGCCCGTACGACAGTCGCAGGATGATGGAGTTGACCTCCAGCGAGGCGTCCTCCGACTCCAGCAGCGCGTCCGACGGCGCGCGGGGCCACAGCACCGTCAGGGCGACGTCCTTGCCCAGGGCGATGCGCTGGGGCGCGTTGGGCGTGGCCGTGGGGGGCGCGGGGGAGATGACCTGCACGCCGCGCTCGCTGACGGCGGTGAGCAGGGCGTCATAGGCGTCCGGCGCCTTGGGGAGCTGGGGCTCCATCAGCTGGCGCGCGCCCACCCGCTTCAGCACGGGCTCCAGCGCGCCGTGGTGGTCGTTGTGCGGGTGGGTGAGGATGACCAGGTCGAGCGGCTTGCTGAGCAGCTCCGGCAGCCGGTTCACCAGGTGGTTGGCGGCGGTCGCCGGGCCGGTGTCCACCAGCACCGTGTGCCCCTCCGGCGACACGATGAGCGCGGCGTCTCCCTGGCCCACGTCGAAGAAGTAGACATGCAGCTTCCCGTCCGGGGGCGTGCCGAAGTAGCGCTTGGACTCCGTCCGGGCGGGAGGTGGGGGCTCCTTGCAGGCCGTCAGGAACAGCAGGGTTCCGAGGAGTGCGAGATGACGCGGACTCATGGGTGACAATCCTCGGCGGGGCGGCGCTCGCGCGCGGCGGCGGCCCGGCTGGAGTAGATGGTGCGCTCCGACTTCGAGCGCTTCAGCGTGGAACAGCTCTCCTTGTGGAAGACCTTGCTGTTCTTGAGGCTGATATATCGCTCGTTCGCCGCCGGGGTTGCGGACCCCGGCTCCGCGGGCGTGGCGGTGGGGCCGGGCACGATGACGACCGCTTCACGCTTCGGTTCGCCGGACTTTCGCCCCGGGCCCTGGCTCCGGGCGGGGGACGTGGGCTCCACCGGGCCGAGCGCGATGGGGCCCGGCGTGAGCTCTCCCGGGACGACGAGCATGGGGCCGGTGCCGCCATGGGCCCTCAGCGCGACGGTGCGGCCGTCGCTGGAGACCACCACCTCTCCGTCCTGGTCCGTGCGGAACACCCGCGCGCCCACCTCCCCGAGCCGCGCCAGCGTCTCCTGGGCGGGGTGGCCGTAGTCGTTCTTCGCGCCGCAGGAGATGACCGCCAGCTGGGGTTTGACGGCCTCCAGGAAGGGCGCCGTCGAGGAGTGGCGCCCGCCGTGGTGGGCGACCTTCAGCACCGTGGCTGACAGGTCCAGGGGCTTCTGGAGCAGGGCGGCCTCGGTGTCCGGCTCCGCGTCCCCCACCAGGAGGAAGGCCGTGCGCCCGTATGTCAGCTTGGCGACGATGGAGTTGGAGTTCGCGTCCGAGCGCGTCCCCGCGAGGAACGGCTCCTGGGGCACG from Myxococcus stipitatus encodes the following:
- a CDS encoding ComEC/Rec2 family competence protein, which gives rise to MSFVRSSCVLALLLTALPSLATDALPTPGPGKPLTVHFFDVGQGDAALIISPTGKTVLVDGGPPEARERLAARLKELVTGPLDLAILTHPHLDHLGGFIPALRAVGARRFMDPGFNHPSEAYRDLLDFVGQSVGQVMTPTPNPAAPHTLLTIGLGEGVSLTVLWPRVPQEPFLAGTRSDANSNSIVAKLTYGRTAFLLVGDAEPDTEAALLQKPLDLSATVLKVAHHGGRHSSTAPFLEAVKPQLAVISCGAKNDYGHPAQETLARLGEVGARVFRTDQDGEVVVSSDGRTVALRAHGGTGPMLVVPGELTPGPIALGPVEPTSPARSQGPGRKSGEPKREAVVIVPGPTATPAEPGSATPAANERYISLKNSKVFHKESCSTLKRSKSERTIYSSRAAAARERRPAEDCHP
- a CDS encoding AgmX/PglI C-terminal domain-containing protein: MNFTCDNCQKRYSIADEKVRGKTVKVRCKNCQNVITVEGPAAEESTRVVSLADVERLRAQERSLAEPAASAPAPAPVAAPAVAKAPPAALQTPWDDEPTRAAPLRATGSPWFVMVRNKQEGPLDEGGLRELIATGAISGRSFFWQQGMADWKRGSDVPELAALFAPPPAPEPPAPPPPPPAPEPAPRAAARSTRREPEPQPFQEPEPQFPQEPEPEQPQPQQRAWVPEEDPDTTYFGDPNAREQEETQPQPQPRRGGQAAAASSAAPLNELFSDLDLPERGEDGDGSHEDPMAALGGGDEKESKPREDTRHFAKKAGVTRRNSPAKYALFAVLMIALPIAVLYVLSDALEIVPLRVATVDRAGKPVQRSVFSGEGMGALRDKLLGKAPPAPTAPVVAPKPAPKPTAAPEPPKAEEPAAPAAGNEGAAAPAPSSEQLAAVYADGEKKDVAPEARKDAPVAAADSEDVGGPSDEEVERVVEQTQEAFRDCVEQELKRNPGFRGVKATLTATVGASGKVKAATLSRKELNNGGSTVGACIRERAKAMVFSKFSGDDVDLEIPLVLSGR
- a CDS encoding FYDLN acid domain-containing protein, with protein sequence MPAKDLGTKFVCYKCQTKFYDMKKPDPLCPKCGADQRESPALKPQPEGRRGRLAAAPKVIEPIEPEEPASASEEEEEDLDSFDDDEAAAESEEDEP
- a CDS encoding ribonuclease HI family protein; its protein translation is MPAPSLVDILRHIAREEPLSSTVRAFRGLTREHLGQLLEEAAVRLGGEPTPRDAQQGAPQVSAPEQAPSPAEALSRLRVYSDGAARGNPGPAGAGAVLMDPTGHVVARLGRFLGTQTNNYAEYMGLLLGLKHARSLGAREVDVFADSELLIRQLGGRYQVKSPTLKPLFDEARRLLEGFTRVKLHHVPRARNADADAMSNRAIDERL
- a CDS encoding zinc ribbon domain-containing protein, which codes for MREKLKALAELQNVDLEVASLRKAADVHPRQIAELERELGVARSAIEAERARVADTERQKAQHEQTIADEKDKVKKWEARLSEQRSTREYSALAREIDIAKKANLTMAEELTELTKKLGADREAIKAKEAEFATKQQGLSSRMAELRGKLGEAEAQVKALEGRRQGVANNVDATLLRRYEVVRKKKLPALVGVVAGTCQGCNMNVPPQLYNQLRTSLGTDICPSCNRIIYAVEALQETQAK
- a CDS encoding ComEC/Rec2 family competence protein → MSPRHLALLGTLLFLTACKEPPPPARTESKRYFGTPPDGKLHVYFFDVGQGDAALIVSPEGHTVLVDTGPATAANHLVNRLPELLSKPLDLVILTHPHNDHHGALEPVLKRVGARQLMEPQLPKAPDAYDALLTAVSERGVQVISPAPPTATPNAPQRIALGKDVALTVLWPRAPSDALLESEDASLEVNSIILRLSYGQTSVLLMGDALAQTEEYLLARDVTVQSTLLKVGAHGMARATSAPFLSRVGARAAVISVGANNEFKAPAAATLERLKAAGTQVFRTDIDGEVQVVSDGTVLTVTPQTLPKGAPADTRYTLEGRGPTPEPTVWAGKPLSQPAPAPAVEQPVEAPVAKTEPTPAAPPGGKKYKGPFHASRLRQLFHVPECRAAHSIAQKNLVIYKTREEADHANRVPHDCIP
- a CDS encoding DUF3006 domain-containing protein yields the protein MKPRSPKVRATVDRIEDDLAVLVVDGREVTRPLASLPEGVREGDVLDLESLEVDREATEALRAEVDQARQRALRGKTPPPGDFDL